The following proteins are co-located in the Corynebacterium aquilae DSM 44791 genome:
- a CDS encoding DHH family phosphoesterase has translation MLFEQATGFLAGKRTAAVVTHIRPDGDAIGSASATIMLLAAHGIDAAGYVGQYDEMPAPLRTLPLGKQFHCTDTLPDVDLIVVVDCGSLARTGLFEDHIRAHADRTLIIDHHASNACEAQVNVVCPEIESTCSLIWQWYQETNTEITAPAANAMMGGLLTDTAQFRYGRPAARDIAADLVKHGADEGALVHTLIDAISAENLQRIGAALAGLSIHQMGQKRVVTIEACDMDIPTLERIVDFTRGIDDADLIAVLKRLDQDTAAVSLRSQHLDVSRIAAAGGGGGHRNAAGFTVHGWTMADLREFLAQHLDD, from the coding sequence ATGCTCTTCGAACAGGCGACCGGGTTTCTGGCAGGCAAACGCACCGCAGCAGTGGTGACCCACATCAGGCCCGACGGCGACGCTATTGGCTCCGCCAGCGCCACCATCATGCTGCTCGCCGCCCACGGCATCGACGCGGCAGGTTACGTCGGCCAATACGACGAGATGCCGGCACCGCTGCGCACCCTGCCGCTGGGGAAGCAGTTCCACTGCACCGACACCCTGCCCGACGTCGACCTGATTGTCGTCGTGGACTGCGGATCACTGGCGCGCACCGGCCTGTTCGAAGATCACATCCGCGCCCACGCCGACCGCACCCTCATCATCGACCACCACGCCTCTAACGCCTGCGAAGCACAAGTCAACGTGGTCTGCCCAGAGATCGAATCCACCTGCTCGCTGATCTGGCAGTGGTACCAGGAGACCAATACCGAGATCACTGCCCCAGCAGCCAACGCCATGATGGGCGGTCTGCTCACCGACACCGCCCAATTCCGCTACGGGCGGCCGGCAGCCCGCGACATCGCCGCAGACCTGGTCAAACACGGTGCCGATGAAGGCGCACTGGTACACACCCTCATCGACGCGATCAGTGCAGAAAACCTCCAACGCATCGGTGCCGCACTCGCCGGGCTGAGCATCCACCAGATGGGGCAGAAGCGGGTCGTCACTATCGAAGCGTGCGATATGGACATCCCCACTCTCGAACGCATCGTCGACTTCACCCGCGGCATCGACGACGCGGACCTCATCGCCGTGCTCAAAAGACTCGACCAGGACACCGCCGCGGTGTCCCTACGCTCCCAGCACCTCGACGTCAGCCGCATAGCCGCAGCCGGCGGGGGCGGCGGGCACCGCAACGCCGCCGGTTTCACCGTGCACGGCTGGACCATGGCCGACCTGCGCGAATTCCTCGCTCAACACCTCGACGACTAG
- the rbfA gene encoding 30S ribosome-binding factor RbfA, with the protein MVDHARAARLAKRIQTIVATAIEREIKDPRLEFVTITDCKVTGDLHDATIFYTVRGRTLNEEPDIEAGAEALKRARGQLRKIVGDQLGVRYTPTLAFTHDTMPESATHMEELLAKARARDEELARLAAAAQPAGDPNPYKDSE; encoded by the coding sequence ATGGTTGACCACGCACGCGCCGCCCGATTGGCGAAACGCATCCAAACGATCGTGGCCACCGCCATCGAACGCGAAATCAAAGACCCCCGCCTCGAGTTCGTCACCATCACCGACTGCAAAGTCACCGGCGACCTACACGACGCGACCATCTTCTACACGGTGCGCGGCCGCACCCTCAACGAAGAACCCGACATCGAAGCCGGTGCGGAAGCCCTGAAACGCGCCCGCGGACAGCTGCGCAAGATCGTCGGCGATCAGCTCGGCGTGCGCTACACCCCAACCCTGGCTTTCACCCACGACACCATGCCGGAATCCGCCACCCACATGGAGGAACTGCTCGCCAAAGCCCGCGCCCGCGACGAAGAACTCGCCCGCCTGGCAGCAGCAGCACAACCGGCCGGCGACCCCAACCCCTACAAGGACTCCGAGTAA
- the infB gene encoding translation initiation factor IF-2, whose protein sequence is MPGKLRVHELAKKLGITSKELLAELKAQGEFVKTASSTVESPVVKKMEAHYAKMQADKPADEAKEQKAPAKKAAAKPAATTEKKAATPGPKPAAKPEAKAAKAEPEKAAEADKPKAAQQSAPAKPAAKPAAPTPAAAAKPAAEPKAEKKPAEADSKPVAPRPMAKPGPKPGGRTPRVANNPFSTGTRPAPRPASRPRPGAEGGGKPGQGGGRGGNNAPRPGGPRPQGGGKPGQGGARPQPAGSASQGGGRRPSPAMMPNHPSPGAMPSKSAAGGRSGGRGGNSGPGGGFGRGGGGPRGGGGRRGGAAGAFGRPGGAPRRGRKSKRQKRNEYEALQAPNVIGGVRLPDGGGKTLRLARGASLSDFADKIGADSSALVQALFNLGEMVTATASVSDETLMLLGEEMNFKVQVVSPEDEDRELLESFDLQFGEDEGDEEDLAKRPPVVTVMGHVDHGKTRLLDTIRKSNVGSGEAGGITQGIGAYQVPVDFEDGERLVTFLDTPGHEAFTAMRARGAKSTDIAILVVAADDGVMPQTVEAINHATAADVPIVVAVNKIDKEGASPDKIRGQLTEYGLIPEEYGGETMFVDISAKQGINIDGLLEAVLLTADASLDLRANPDMDAQGVAIEAHLDRGRGPVATVIVQRGTLRVGDSIVAGDAYGRVRRMVDEYGNDVDEAGPSRPVQVQGLNSVPGAGDNLLVVEDDRVARQIADRRNARKRNALQAKTRKRVSLEDLDSVLKETSTLNLILKGDNAGSVEALEEALMKIEVDDEVQLNIIDRGVGAVTQTNVSLAAASDAVIIGFNVRAEGKATEEANAEGVEIRYYSVIYRVIEDMEAALKGMLKPIYEEKEIGRAEIRALFKASAVGLIAGCMVESGKVRRNASVRLVRDGNVVVEKANIDSLRREKDDATEVSAGYECGMVLSYPDIQVGDIIEAYEMVEVPRD, encoded by the coding sequence GTGCCCGGAAAGCTACGTGTCCATGAGCTCGCAAAGAAGCTTGGGATTACCAGCAAAGAACTACTCGCTGAGCTGAAGGCTCAGGGAGAGTTCGTCAAGACGGCGTCTTCCACGGTGGAATCCCCCGTGGTCAAGAAGATGGAAGCCCACTACGCCAAGATGCAGGCAGATAAGCCTGCTGATGAGGCGAAGGAACAGAAGGCTCCCGCCAAGAAGGCTGCTGCTAAGCCGGCAGCCACCACCGAAAAGAAGGCCGCTACCCCCGGCCCGAAGCCGGCCGCGAAGCCTGAAGCTAAGGCCGCCAAGGCGGAGCCCGAAAAGGCTGCAGAGGCTGACAAGCCGAAGGCTGCACAGCAGTCCGCGCCCGCTAAGCCTGCCGCGAAACCCGCGGCACCGACTCCTGCCGCAGCCGCAAAGCCTGCAGCTGAGCCCAAGGCTGAAAAGAAGCCCGCCGAGGCCGATAGCAAGCCGGTGGCACCGCGCCCCATGGCAAAGCCCGGCCCGAAGCCCGGCGGTCGCACCCCTCGCGTCGCTAACAACCCCTTCAGCACCGGCACCCGCCCGGCTCCCCGTCCCGCTTCCCGCCCCCGCCCGGGCGCTGAAGGCGGCGGCAAGCCCGGCCAGGGTGGCGGACGCGGCGGCAACAACGCCCCGCGCCCCGGTGGCCCCCGCCCGCAGGGTGGCGGCAAGCCCGGCCAGGGTGGCGCACGCCCGCAACCGGCCGGCAGTGCCAGCCAGGGCGGCGGACGTCGTCCGAGCCCGGCGATGATGCCGAACCACCCGAGCCCGGGTGCAATGCCCTCGAAGTCTGCTGCTGGTGGACGCTCCGGCGGCCGTGGAGGCAACTCCGGCCCCGGTGGCGGTTTCGGCCGCGGTGGCGGTGGCCCCCGCGGTGGCGGTGGACGTCGCGGCGGCGCAGCAGGCGCATTCGGTCGTCCCGGTGGCGCACCGCGTCGCGGACGTAAGTCGAAGCGTCAAAAGCGGAACGAGTACGAGGCACTGCAAGCCCCCAACGTCATCGGCGGCGTTCGTCTGCCCGACGGCGGTGGCAAGACCCTGCGTCTAGCCCGCGGCGCTTCCCTGTCTGACTTCGCTGACAAGATCGGTGCCGATTCCTCCGCACTGGTCCAGGCCCTGTTCAACCTGGGTGAAATGGTCACCGCAACCGCATCCGTGTCCGATGAGACCTTGATGCTGCTCGGTGAAGAGATGAACTTCAAGGTTCAGGTCGTCTCCCCCGAGGACGAAGACCGTGAGCTGCTGGAGAGCTTCGACCTGCAGTTCGGTGAGGACGAAGGCGACGAAGAAGATCTCGCCAAGCGTCCCCCGGTGGTCACCGTCATGGGTCACGTCGACCACGGTAAGACCCGACTGCTGGACACCATCCGTAAGTCCAACGTCGGCTCCGGCGAGGCCGGCGGCATCACCCAGGGCATCGGTGCCTACCAGGTTCCCGTCGACTTCGAAGACGGCGAACGCCTGGTCACCTTCCTGGATACCCCGGGTCACGAAGCGTTTACCGCGATGCGTGCCCGTGGCGCCAAGTCCACCGACATCGCCATCCTGGTCGTCGCCGCTGACGACGGCGTGATGCCCCAGACCGTTGAGGCCATCAACCACGCCACCGCAGCCGACGTCCCGATCGTCGTCGCCGTGAACAAGATCGATAAGGAAGGCGCCTCCCCGGACAAGATCCGTGGTCAGCTGACCGAATACGGTCTGATTCCGGAAGAGTACGGCGGCGAAACCATGTTCGTGGACATCTCCGCGAAGCAGGGCATCAACATCGACGGCCTGCTGGAAGCAGTCCTGCTGACCGCTGACGCCTCTCTGGATCTGCGCGCCAACCCCGACATGGACGCCCAAGGTGTCGCCATTGAGGCCCACCTCGACCGTGGCCGCGGCCCCGTGGCCACCGTCATCGTCCAGCGCGGTACCCTGCGCGTCGGCGACTCCATTGTCGCCGGTGACGCCTACGGCCGCGTGCGCCGCATGGTTGACGAATACGGCAACGACGTCGACGAGGCAGGCCCGTCCCGCCCCGTCCAGGTGCAGGGCCTGAACTCCGTGCCCGGCGCCGGCGACAACCTGCTGGTTGTCGAAGACGACCGTGTTGCCCGCCAGATCGCCGATCGTCGCAACGCCCGCAAGCGCAACGCGCTGCAGGCCAAGACCCGCAAGCGTGTCTCCCTGGAAGACCTGGATTCGGTGCTGAAGGAAACTTCCACCCTGAACCTGATCCTCAAGGGCGACAACGCCGGCTCCGTCGAGGCCTTGGAAGAGGCCCTGATGAAGATCGAGGTCGACGACGAGGTGCAGCTCAACATCATCGACCGTGGTGTTGGTGCCGTCACCCAAACCAACGTGTCCCTGGCCGCCGCGTCCGACGCAGTCATCATTGGCTTCAACGTTCGCGCCGAAGGCAAAGCCACCGAGGAAGCCAACGCCGAAGGTGTGGAGATCCGCTACTACAGCGTCATCTACCGCGTCATCGAGGACATGGAAGCAGCCCTCAAGGGCATGCTCAAGCCCATCTACGAGGAAAAGGAAATCGGCCGCGCCGAAATCCGCGCCCTGTTCAAGGCTTCCGCAGTCGGCCTCATCGCAGGTTGCATGGTCGAATCCGGCAAGGTTCGCCGCAACGCTTCCGTCCGCCTGGTGCGCGACGGCAACGTGGTGGTCGAAAAAGCCAACATCGACTCGCTGCGCCGCGAAAAGGACGATGCCACCGAGGTCTCCGCAGGCTACGAATGCGGTATGGTTCTGTCCTACCCGGACATCCAGGTCGGCGACATCATCGAGGCCTACGAAATGGTTGAGGTTCCGCGCGACTAA
- a CDS encoding YlxR family protein gives MSVRHPETSAPAASAPGEPIRTCIARRRRYPASQLLRVVVDTESGQLVPDPRRRLPGRGCWIEPTVEAVKGALKRRAFERALKVSAPADAGRVRQYIEQLVDSQK, from the coding sequence ATGTCGGTTCGCCACCCGGAAACCAGTGCCCCAGCGGCATCTGCCCCAGGTGAACCCATTCGTACCTGTATTGCTCGTCGTCGGCGCTATCCCGCCAGCCAATTGCTGCGGGTGGTCGTCGACACCGAATCCGGACAGCTCGTCCCTGATCCGCGCCGCCGCTTGCCGGGGCGTGGTTGTTGGATCGAGCCGACCGTCGAGGCGGTTAAGGGAGCGCTGAAACGCCGCGCGTTTGAGCGTGCATTGAAGGTGTCCGCGCCAGCGGATGCAGGTCGTGTACGTCAGTACATTGAGCAACTCGTCGATAGTCAGAAATGA
- the nusA gene encoding transcription termination factor NusA, whose translation MNIDVEALRRISSETGMSDRDLLETIAKALLEAYREAKEDQAAEEARIDIDTDMGTATVIAIERDEDGNVVSEYDDTPINFTRFSSKAVRDAIIARLREKDAEKAYDEYTEFEGTVMSGVVQRDVHANERGIAVVHLGTEADGRDGILLPAEQIPGERLVHGQRVKCYVVGVNRAPRSIQINLSRTHPELVRHLFELEVPEVAQGAVEIVSIAREAGHRSKVAVRATIKGLNAKGACIGPRGQRVTNIMNELGGEKIDIIDFDEDPGVFVGNALAPSKVVSVEVLDAEKQQARVVVPDYQLSLAIGREGQNARLAARLTGWKIDIHSDAE comes from the coding sequence GTGAACATCGATGTAGAGGCCCTGCGCCGGATTTCCTCCGAAACTGGAATGTCCGACCGGGATCTCCTGGAGACCATTGCTAAAGCACTCCTGGAGGCATACCGCGAAGCCAAGGAAGACCAGGCTGCTGAAGAGGCCCGCATCGATATCGACACTGATATGGGCACCGCCACCGTCATCGCCATTGAGCGTGACGAAGATGGCAACGTGGTCTCCGAATACGACGACACCCCCATCAACTTCACCCGCTTCAGCTCCAAGGCTGTGCGCGATGCGATCATCGCCCGCCTGCGCGAAAAAGACGCGGAAAAAGCCTACGACGAGTACACCGAGTTCGAAGGCACCGTCATGTCCGGTGTCGTGCAGCGCGACGTACACGCCAACGAGCGCGGCATCGCCGTAGTCCACCTGGGCACCGAAGCAGACGGACGCGACGGCATCCTGCTGCCCGCAGAACAGATCCCCGGCGAACGACTAGTGCACGGCCAGCGCGTCAAGTGCTACGTCGTTGGTGTCAACCGTGCCCCGCGCAGCATCCAGATCAACCTCTCGCGCACCCACCCCGAACTGGTGCGCCACCTGTTCGAGCTCGAAGTTCCCGAGGTTGCCCAAGGCGCGGTCGAAATCGTTTCCATCGCCCGCGAAGCCGGGCACCGTTCCAAGGTTGCGGTGCGCGCCACCATCAAAGGCCTCAACGCCAAGGGCGCCTGCATCGGGCCGCGCGGTCAGCGCGTCACCAACATCATGAACGAGCTGGGTGGCGAGAAAATCGACATCATCGACTTCGATGAGGATCCCGGCGTGTTCGTCGGAAACGCCCTGGCCCCCTCCAAGGTGGTCAGCGTCGAGGTACTGGATGCCGAAAAGCAACAAGCCCGCGTGGTGGTTCCCGACTACCAGCTGTCCCTGGCGATAGGTCGCGAGGGCCAAAACGCCCGCCTGGCAGCCCGCCTGACCGGCTGGAAGATCGACATCCACTCCGACGCCGAGTAA
- the rimP gene encoding ribosome maturation factor RimP, giving the protein MAFPTPEQLHTYVEPIASSHGLDVEKITAHRAGAKSAVVIAVDSDAHPDLDALEVVSSEIGQAFDAAEASGELNFGAGYTLEVTTPGVSHPLTAPRHWRRNQGRLVKITREQAGELSGRIGPMNPDNTAVALILREGKTLSIEVVEFSSVAQAVVEIEFSQPPAEELTYAGMTFDDCVAQRKDQ; this is encoded by the coding sequence ATGGCATTTCCCACCCCAGAACAGCTTCACACCTACGTTGAACCCATCGCATCCTCTCACGGGCTCGACGTCGAAAAAATCACCGCGCACCGCGCCGGCGCCAAATCGGCGGTGGTCATCGCCGTCGACTCCGATGCGCACCCCGACCTGGATGCCCTAGAGGTTGTCTCCAGTGAGATTGGTCAAGCCTTCGACGCCGCGGAAGCCTCCGGCGAACTCAATTTCGGCGCAGGATACACCCTGGAAGTCACCACCCCGGGCGTGTCCCACCCCCTGACCGCGCCCCGCCACTGGCGCCGCAACCAGGGAAGACTGGTCAAAATCACCCGCGAGCAAGCAGGGGAGTTGTCCGGGCGCATTGGGCCGATGAACCCGGACAACACCGCCGTTGCCCTCATCCTGCGCGAAGGTAAAACCCTCAGCATTGAGGTTGTCGAGTTTTCCTCTGTAGCTCAAGCAGTGGTAGAAATTGAATTCAGCCAACCGCCCGCAGAGGAACTCACCTATGCGGGTATGACGTTTGACGACTGCGTAGCGCAGCGGAAGGACCAATAA
- the nagB gene encoding glucosamine-6-phosphate deaminase: MEVIICPDAEAVARTAADLFATYITRDTCTLGLATGSTPVATYKELIRRYEAGELSFKNHQAFLLDEYVGLDRDHEQSYYRTIRRELTSHIDIDDNRVHSPNGMSENPSEAGRAYDDAIKEAGGIDLQLLGIGTDGHIGFNEPGSSLVSRTRLKTLHPQTIKDNARFFGSPEDVPIHVLTQGLGTISEARHLLLLATGEGKAQAIADTVEGPVAAVCPASILQLHPHATVIVDEAAASKLKLARYYRYAYDNKPEWQQIQKA; the protein is encoded by the coding sequence GTGGAAGTCATTATCTGCCCCGACGCCGAGGCTGTCGCGCGCACCGCTGCCGACCTTTTCGCCACCTACATCACGCGCGATACCTGCACCCTTGGGCTAGCCACCGGGTCCACCCCGGTCGCCACCTACAAGGAACTCATCCGCCGCTACGAGGCGGGGGAGTTGTCCTTCAAAAACCACCAGGCCTTCCTGTTGGATGAATACGTGGGGCTCGACCGCGATCACGAGCAGTCCTACTACCGCACCATCCGACGCGAACTGACCTCCCACATCGACATCGATGACAACCGGGTGCATTCCCCCAACGGTATGAGCGAAAACCCCTCTGAGGCTGGTCGCGCCTACGACGACGCGATCAAAGAAGCCGGTGGAATTGACCTGCAGCTGCTGGGCATCGGCACCGACGGCCACATCGGATTCAACGAGCCCGGCTCCTCCCTGGTGTCGCGCACCCGCTTGAAGACCCTGCACCCCCAAACCATCAAGGACAACGCGCGCTTTTTCGGCTCCCCCGAAGACGTGCCCATCCACGTGTTGACCCAGGGGCTGGGCACCATCAGCGAAGCCCGCCACCTGCTGCTGCTCGCCACCGGGGAAGGCAAAGCCCAAGCCATCGCCGACACCGTCGAAGGCCCAGTAGCCGCCGTATGCCCCGCCAGCATCCTGCAGCTGCACCCCCACGCCACCGTCATCGTCGACGAAGCCGCGGCCTCCAAACTCAAACTGGCCCGCTACTACCGCTACGCCTACGACAACAAGCCCGAATGGCAGCAGATCCAAAAAGCCTGA
- a CDS encoding N-acetylmannosamine-6-phosphate 2-epimerase, translating to MNLAQFRSQVQGTLIVSAQAPDGHPLRDTNTIAHLAAAAEAGGASAIRCGGYGGLDDIKAVAQAVKVPVIGLTKEGDTGVYITPTVASARAVAQAGADVVAVDATLRPRPDGSSFADMVTAVHEEGKLIMADIATLEEAVAAHRDGADIISTTLAGYTEDRPKTPGPDLELVIEIRKAIGAQPLLSAEGRYHTPELAAEAMRLGADTCIIGTAITDVSFVTKQFATAVEAAK from the coding sequence ATGAACCTCGCTCAGTTCCGTTCCCAAGTCCAGGGCACACTGATTGTGTCCGCCCAGGCACCCGACGGGCACCCCTTGCGCGACACCAACACCATCGCCCACCTGGCAGCCGCAGCCGAAGCCGGCGGCGCGAGCGCCATCCGCTGCGGCGGCTACGGCGGTCTCGACGACATCAAGGCCGTTGCCCAAGCGGTGAAGGTTCCCGTCATCGGTTTGACCAAGGAAGGCGACACCGGCGTCTACATCACGCCCACCGTTGCTTCCGCCCGCGCTGTTGCCCAGGCCGGCGCCGACGTGGTTGCCGTCGACGCCACGTTGCGCCCCCGGCCCGACGGCTCCAGTTTCGCCGACATGGTGACCGCCGTCCACGAGGAAGGCAAGCTGATCATGGCCGACATCGCCACCCTGGAGGAAGCCGTGGCCGCTCACCGCGATGGGGCAGACATCATCTCCACCACCCTGGCTGGCTACACCGAGGACCGCCCCAAGACCCCAGGGCCCGACCTGGAATTGGTCATCGAGATCCGCAAAGCCATCGGTGCCCAACCCCTGCTATCGGCAGAAGGCCGCTACCACACCCCGGAACTGGCCGCGGAAGCCATGCGCCTCGGCGCCGACACCTGCATCATCGGAACCGCAATCACCGACGTATCCTTCGTCACCAAGCAGTTCGCCACCGCAGTCGAAGCCGCGAAATAG
- a CDS encoding ROK family protein: MTKRSGLFDHFRESACFIAVDIGGTKIASGVVAAVEPTSILFRQTRPTRAKEGADIVLSEVLVAVKDAIASARAKGLDPIAIGIGAPGVVDPKAGRIVYAGPTMPGWAGTDLSATIREATGLPVAIQNDVRVMGLGEATFGAGRNFTEVLFVSIGTGIGGAIIRDGLLQDSPHHSRGEIAYAPCPDPQGRYSTLEEVGAGPKLSVAYCRAQGLSPEALALPAVMERYHAGDRLAVEVITERMYCVGRGLAGLLAALDADAVILGGGVGTLGTVIEEPLRRGLSENLLPALADIPLVVANLRTDAPLVGAAVLAAQAVRDNG; the protein is encoded by the coding sequence ATGACCAAACGCTCAGGCTTGTTCGACCACTTTAGGGAATCAGCTTGCTTTATCGCTGTTGATATTGGAGGCACCAAGATCGCCTCCGGCGTGGTTGCTGCCGTGGAACCCACCTCGATTCTTTTTCGCCAAACCCGGCCGACCCGCGCCAAAGAAGGGGCAGACATCGTCTTGTCTGAAGTGCTTGTCGCGGTAAAGGATGCGATCGCATCGGCCCGGGCCAAAGGCTTGGACCCGATCGCTATTGGTATCGGCGCACCAGGTGTGGTTGACCCAAAGGCCGGCCGCATTGTTTACGCAGGACCCACCATGCCTGGCTGGGCGGGCACTGATTTGTCGGCCACCATCAGGGAAGCGACCGGGCTGCCAGTAGCCATCCAGAACGATGTGCGAGTGATGGGCCTGGGGGAGGCGACTTTCGGTGCTGGTCGCAATTTCACCGAGGTGTTGTTTGTCAGCATTGGTACTGGCATCGGCGGAGCCATCATTCGTGATGGTCTCCTGCAGGATTCCCCGCACCACAGTCGCGGTGAAATTGCCTACGCGCCCTGCCCGGATCCTCAAGGCCGGTACTCCACCTTGGAAGAGGTTGGTGCCGGGCCGAAGCTTTCGGTCGCGTATTGTCGCGCCCAGGGGCTTTCGCCTGAGGCGTTGGCGTTGCCGGCGGTGATGGAGCGCTATCACGCAGGCGACCGGCTCGCGGTCGAGGTGATTACCGAGCGCATGTACTGCGTGGGCCGGGGGCTTGCGGGTCTGCTTGCAGCCCTTGATGCCGACGCGGTCATCCTGGGTGGGGGAGTAGGCACCCTGGGGACTGTCATTGAGGAACCTTTGCGGCGAGGCTTATCCGAAAACTTGCTGCCGGCATTGGCCGATATTCCCCTCGTGGTGGCCAATTTGCGCACCGATGCCCCGCTGGTGGGTGCTGCGGTGCTGGCTGCCCAGGCAGTGCGCGACAACGGATAG